The following proteins are co-located in the Pseudomonas fluorescens genome:
- a CDS encoding MFS transporter, translating to MSSVPASSAQPSRPLTRNDYKTLSLSALGGALEFYDFIIFVFFATVVGKLFFPVDMPEWLRMMQTFGIFAAGYLARPLGGIIMAHFGDLLGRKKMFTLSIFMMAVPTLIMGLLPTYAQIGLWAPLLLLLMRVIQGAAIGGEVPGAWVFVSEHVPPRHIGYACGTLTSGLTAGILLGSLVATAINSLYSPEQVSDYAWRIPFLLGGVFGLLSVYLRRWLHETPIFAEMQQRKTLAAELPLRAVLRDHRGAIVLSMLLTWLLSAGVVVVILMTPTVLQTVYHFSPTIALQANSLAIVTLSLGCIASGALADRFGAGRVLVIGCLLLLATSWTLYHSLIDHPNWLFPLYTLTGLFVGVIGVVPYVMVKAFPPVVRFSGLSFSYNVAYAVFGGLTPLAVSLLMKESPMGPAYYVAVLCVMGTLVGGYLWKRGR from the coding sequence ATGTCCTCCGTGCCCGCAAGCAGTGCGCAACCGTCGCGCCCGCTGACCCGCAACGACTACAAAACCCTGTCACTGTCTGCCTTGGGCGGGGCGCTGGAGTTTTACGACTTCATCATCTTTGTGTTTTTCGCCACCGTGGTCGGAAAACTGTTTTTCCCTGTGGACATGCCGGAATGGCTGCGCATGATGCAGACCTTCGGCATCTTCGCCGCCGGCTACCTGGCGCGGCCGTTGGGCGGCATCATCATGGCGCACTTCGGCGACTTGCTGGGTCGCAAGAAGATGTTCACCTTGAGCATCTTCATGATGGCCGTGCCGACCTTGATCATGGGCCTGCTGCCGACCTATGCGCAGATCGGCCTGTGGGCGCCACTCCTGCTTCTGTTGATGCGCGTTATCCAGGGCGCGGCGATTGGCGGCGAAGTACCCGGCGCCTGGGTGTTCGTCTCCGAACACGTACCGCCGCGCCATATCGGCTACGCCTGCGGCACCCTGACCAGCGGCCTCACCGCCGGCATCCTGCTTGGCTCGCTGGTGGCTACCGCCATCAACAGCCTTTATAGCCCGGAGCAAGTGTCGGATTACGCCTGGCGAATCCCGTTCCTGCTGGGTGGCGTGTTCGGCCTGCTCTCGGTTTACCTGCGCCGCTGGTTGCATGAAACGCCGATCTTCGCCGAAATGCAGCAACGCAAAACCCTGGCTGCCGAGCTGCCCCTGCGCGCCGTATTGCGCGACCACCGTGGCGCCATCGTGCTGTCGATGTTGCTGACCTGGTTGCTGTCGGCCGGTGTTGTCGTGGTCATCCTGATGACCCCGACGGTGCTGCAAACCGTCTATCACTTCAGCCCGACCATTGCGCTGCAAGCCAATAGCCTGGCCATCGTCACCCTCAGCCTGGGCTGCATCGCCTCCGGCGCCCTGGCCGACCGCTTTGGCGCCGGCCGTGTGCTGGTTATTGGCTGCTTGTTGCTGTTGGCGACGTCGTGGACGCTGTACCACAGCCTGATCGATCACCCGAACTGGCTCTTCCCGCTGTACACCCTGACGGGCCTGTTTGTCGGTGTGATCGGCGTGGTGCCTTACGTGATGGTGAAAGCTTTCCCACCCGTCGTGCGCTTCAGCGGCTTGTCGTTTTCCTACAACGTCGCCTACGCCGTATTTGGTGGTTTGACGCCGTTGGCGGTGTCGCTGCTGATGAAGGAAAGCCCAATGGGCCCTGCTTACTATGTCGCCGTGCTGTGTGTCATGGGGACGTTGGTGGGTGGGTACCTGTGGAAGCGTGGGCGGTAA
- a CDS encoding phosphate ABC transporter substrate-binding protein PstS: MKLKRLMAAMTFVAAGVATAHAVAAGVDPAIPAYAKTTGVSGNLSSVGSDTLANLMTLWAESYKKEYPNVNIQIQAAGSATAPPALTEGTSNLGPMSRKMKDTELAAFEQKYGYKPTAIPVAVDALAVFVHKDNPIQHLTMEQVDAIFSSTRLCGAKADVKTWGDLGVTGDLANKPVQLFGRNSVSGTYGYFKEEALCKGDYKPNVNEQPGSASVVQSISSSLNGIGYSGIGYKTASVKTVALAKKGSTDFIEDSEENALNGKYPLSRFLYVYVNKAPNKPLAPLEAEFVKLVLSKQGQEVVVKDGYIPLPAKVAAKALADLGLKEGN; encoded by the coding sequence ATGAAACTGAAGCGTTTGATGGCGGCAATGACTTTTGTCGCTGCTGGCGTTGCGACCGCCCACGCGGTGGCCGCTGGTGTTGACCCGGCAATTCCGGCTTACGCCAAGACCACCGGTGTCTCGGGCAACTTGTCCAGCGTTGGTTCCGACACCCTGGCTAACCTGATGACCCTGTGGGCTGAGTCCTACAAAAAGGAATACCCGAACGTCAACATTCAGATTCAGGCTGCCGGCTCCGCCACTGCACCTCCTGCGCTGACTGAAGGCACCTCTAACCTGGGCCCGATGAGCCGCAAAATGAAGGACACCGAACTGGCGGCCTTCGAGCAGAAGTACGGCTACAAGCCAACCGCTATCCCGGTGGCTGTGGATGCCCTGGCCGTGTTCGTGCACAAGGACAACCCAATCCAGCACCTGACCATGGAACAAGTCGACGCGATCTTCTCGTCTACTCGTCTGTGCGGTGCTAAAGCCGACGTGAAAACCTGGGGCGACCTGGGTGTGACCGGCGACCTGGCCAACAAGCCGGTGCAACTGTTCGGTCGTAACTCGGTATCCGGCACCTACGGCTACTTCAAAGAAGAAGCCCTGTGCAAAGGCGACTACAAGCCAAACGTGAACGAACAACCAGGCTCGGCTTCGGTCGTGCAGTCGATCAGCTCCTCGCTGAACGGCATCGGTTATTCGGGCATCGGCTACAAGACTGCAAGCGTGAAGACTGTGGCCCTGGCCAAGAAAGGCAGCACTGACTTCATCGAAGACAGCGAAGAAAACGCCCTGAACGGCAAATACCCGCTGTCGCGTTTCCTCTACGTGTACGTCAACAAAGCCCCGAACAAGCCTCTGGCCCCGCTGGAAGCTGAGTTCGTGAAACTGGTTCTGTCCAAACAGGGCCAGGAAGTGGTCGTCAAAGACGGCTACATCCCACTGCCAGCCAAAGTTGCCGCCAAGGCCCTGGCTGACCTGGGTTTGAAAGAAGGCAACTAA
- a CDS encoding acyl-CoA thioesterase — MIELEQEDPIPQGDLALQITALPRETNGFGDIFGGWLVAQMDLAGTAMASKVAGGRVATVAIDRMAFLVPVAVGAQLSFYTQALEIGRSSIQMMVEVWSDDPLSSEWRKVTEAVFVFVAIDGSGRTRSVPSRAR, encoded by the coding sequence ATGATCGAACTCGAACAAGAAGATCCTATCCCGCAAGGCGATCTCGCTCTGCAAATCACCGCCCTGCCGCGTGAAACCAACGGTTTTGGCGATATTTTCGGCGGCTGGCTGGTCGCGCAGATGGACTTGGCCGGCACGGCCATGGCCAGCAAGGTCGCCGGCGGCCGCGTGGCCACCGTGGCCATTGATCGCATGGCATTCCTGGTACCGGTGGCAGTGGGCGCGCAATTGTCCTTCTATACCCAGGCCCTGGAAATCGGCCGCAGTTCGATCCAGATGATGGTCGAAGTCTGGAGCGATGACCCGCTGTCCAGCGAATGGCGCAAGGTCACCGAGGCGGTGTTTGTGTTCGTCGCCATCGATGGCAGCGGCCGCACGCGCTCGGTGCCGTCACGCGCACGTTAA
- a CDS encoding ABC transporter permease subunit, which produces MQDAGKPLMISLEEQNQVAMRVSDKGQALFFNVDTGAELKRVDLPLPAGTSVASIGEDQPGSPLVILGLSNGQSLVFRHTYKVSYPDGKKTITPAVEYPYGETPIVLDDAGRPLEHVALNATDSSLVVAGSAGSHLNVLALSREENMMTGEVTSEQKRIELPQMTEPVKAIFIDPRQQWLYVINGRALADVFSLRDKSLNGRYKLLEDGDAEITASTQLVGGISLIVGNSKGGLAQWFMARDPDGEQRLKQIRTFQMGTTPIVEITAEERRKGFTALDASGKFGVFHSTAHRTLLVDPVVDGQGVFGMSPRANRVIVEAGGKLQPLLLDNPHPEVSWSALWSKVWYENYDEPKYVWQSTAANTDFEPKMSLAPLTFGTLKAAFYAMLLAAPLAVAAAIYTAYFMAPSLRRKVKPVIELMEAMPTVILGFFAGLFLAPYVEGHLPGIFSLLMLLPIGILVAGFIFSRLPESIRLRVPDGWESAILIPVILFVGWLSLYMSPYLETWFFGGDMRMWISHDLGITYDQRNALVVGLAMGFAVIPNIYSIAEDAVFSVPRGLTLGSLALGATPWQTMTRVVILTASPGIFSALMIGMGRAVGETMIVLMATGNTPVMEMNLFEGLRTLAANVAVEMPESEVGGSHYRVLFLSALVLLLFTFIMNTLAELIRQRLRKKYSSL; this is translated from the coding sequence ATTCAGGACGCCGGCAAGCCGCTGATGATCTCCCTCGAAGAACAGAACCAGGTCGCCATGCGGGTTTCCGACAAGGGCCAGGCGCTGTTCTTTAATGTGGACACGGGTGCCGAGCTCAAGCGTGTCGACTTGCCGCTTCCGGCAGGCACAAGTGTTGCCTCGATTGGTGAAGACCAGCCGGGCAGCCCGCTGGTGATCCTCGGCTTGTCGAATGGCCAATCCCTGGTGTTCCGCCACACCTATAAGGTGTCCTACCCGGACGGCAAGAAAACCATTACGCCTGCGGTTGAATACCCTTACGGCGAAACGCCCATCGTGCTCGATGACGCCGGTCGTCCATTGGAGCACGTCGCCCTCAATGCCACCGACTCGTCGCTGGTGGTCGCCGGTTCGGCCGGTTCGCACTTGAACGTGCTGGCCCTGAGCCGTGAAGAAAACATGATGACGGGCGAAGTCACCAGCGAGCAGAAGCGTATCGAGCTGCCGCAAATGACCGAGCCGGTGAAGGCGATCTTCATCGACCCACGCCAGCAGTGGCTGTATGTGATCAACGGTCGCGCCCTGGCGGATGTGTTCAGCCTGCGCGACAAGAGCCTCAACGGGCGCTACAAACTGCTCGAAGACGGCGACGCCGAAATCACCGCCAGCACCCAGCTGGTGGGCGGTATCTCGCTGATCGTCGGCAACTCCAAGGGTGGCCTGGCGCAGTGGTTCATGGCGCGCGACCCGGATGGCGAACAGCGTCTGAAGCAGATCCGTACTTTCCAGATGGGCACTACGCCGATTGTGGAAATCACCGCTGAAGAACGTCGCAAAGGCTTCACGGCGCTCGATGCGTCCGGCAAGTTCGGCGTGTTCCACAGCACCGCGCACCGCACCCTGTTGGTCGACCCGGTGGTCGATGGCCAAGGCGTGTTCGGCATGTCGCCACGTGCCAACCGTGTGATCGTCGAAGCCGGTGGCAAGCTGCAACCACTGCTACTGGACAACCCGCACCCGGAAGTGTCCTGGAGCGCGCTGTGGAGCAAGGTCTGGTACGAGAACTACGACGAGCCTAAATACGTCTGGCAATCGACGGCCGCCAACACCGACTTCGAACCTAAGATGAGCCTGGCGCCGCTGACCTTCGGTACGCTGAAAGCCGCGTTCTACGCCATGCTGCTGGCCGCGCCACTGGCTGTCGCCGCTGCGATCTACACCGCTTACTTCATGGCCCCGAGCCTGCGCCGCAAGGTCAAGCCGGTGATCGAACTGATGGAAGCGATGCCGACGGTGATCCTCGGCTTCTTCGCCGGCCTGTTCCTGGCGCCGTATGTGGAAGGGCATCTGCCGGGGATCTTCAGCCTGCTGATGCTGTTGCCGATTGGTATCCTGGTCGCCGGTTTTATCTTCAGCCGCCTGCCTGAGTCGATCCGCCTGCGTGTGCCCGACGGTTGGGAAAGCGCCATTCTGATTCCGGTGATCCTGTTTGTGGGCTGGCTCTCGCTGTACATGAGCCCGTACCTGGAAACCTGGTTCTTCGGCGGCGACATGCGCATGTGGATCTCCCATGACCTGGGTATCACCTACGACCAGCGCAACGCCCTGGTCGTCGGTTTGGCCATGGGCTTTGCGGTCATCCCGAACATCTACTCCATCGCCGAAGACGCCGTGTTCAGCGTGCCGCGCGGCCTGACCCTGGGCTCCCTGGCCTTGGGCGCCACGCCATGGCAGACCATGACGCGCGTGGTCATCCTGACCGCCAGCCCGGGGATTTTCTCGGCGCTGATGATCGGTATGGGGCGCGCCGTCGGCGAGACCATGATCGTGCTGATGGCCACCGGTAACACCCCGGTGATGGAGATGAACCTGTTCGAAGGCCTGCGCACCCTGGCGGCCAACGTTGCAGTGGAAATGCCTGAGTCGGAAGTCGGTGGTAGTCACTATCGCGTGCTGTTCCTCTCGGCGCTGGTGCTGCTGCTGTTCACTTTCATCATGAACACCCTCGCCGAGCTGATTCGTCAGCGTCTGCGCAAGAAATACTCGTCGCTTTAA